In the Leptospira sp. WS4.C2 genome, one interval contains:
- a CDS encoding TetR/AcrR family transcriptional regulator — translation MPRTGLTPAEIQDKAVEIAIDQMRAKGFEKVRLVDVAKEMGISHAALYSHFQDKTALFDAVSERWLVNLDKKQDLLVLEKRDPLQKILTWFQNLHRMKLEKVKLDPELYKAFDMAAAESKPFIQTHLLNMRKQMSTLVTEAMDQKKLKKKEVNMVTEILITAGTAFTHPKLVAQYCEEDREPLLVQTIEAVLKGLA, via the coding sequence ATGCCTCGGACTGGTCTCACCCCTGCGGAAATTCAAGATAAAGCGGTAGAAATTGCCATCGACCAAATGCGGGCCAAAGGATTTGAAAAGGTTCGTCTGGTAGATGTGGCCAAAGAAATGGGAATCAGCCACGCGGCTCTCTACTCCCATTTTCAAGACAAAACGGCCCTTTTCGATGCGGTATCAGAGCGATGGCTTGTGAATCTGGACAAAAAGCAAGATTTGTTGGTTCTGGAAAAACGAGATCCCCTACAAAAGATTCTTACATGGTTTCAAAATTTACACCGTATGAAGTTGGAGAAAGTAAAACTGGATCCCGAATTGTATAAGGCCTTTGATATGGCTGCAGCCGAGTCCAAACCATTCATCCAAACTCATTTGTTAAACATGCGTAAGCAGATGTCGACTCTTGTCACAGAAGCCATGGACCAAAAGAAGTTAAAAAAGAAAGAAGTCAACATGGTCACAGAAATCCTAATTACCGCCGGCACGGCTTTCACTCATCCAAAACTTGTGGCCCAATACTGCGAAGAGGATCGCGAACCTTTGTTAGTGCAGACGATAGAAGCGGTGCTGAAAGGATTGGCTTGA
- a CDS encoding crossover junction endodeoxyribonuclease RuvC has translation MKIIGIDPGSHRVGYAILSFPEGLRRNPTLLTYGTIEVAPKTPSPDNLLQIRTELMDILTEFQPEAAAVEELFFVQNTTTGMKVAESRGVILLSLGEKQIPVVSLTATQIKKGISTKGNATKKEVRAAIQMILGFKDLKGHDDSWDAIACAFVGRSLV, from the coding sequence TTGAAAATCATAGGAATTGATCCTGGATCCCATCGAGTTGGATATGCCATTTTGTCCTTTCCCGAAGGTCTTCGTCGCAATCCAACGCTCTTAACTTACGGAACGATTGAAGTCGCACCCAAAACCCCGTCGCCGGACAATTTGCTCCAAATCCGGACGGAACTTATGGACATCCTCACCGAATTCCAACCGGAAGCGGCGGCTGTAGAAGAATTATTTTTTGTTCAAAATACCACCACGGGAATGAAAGTCGCCGAATCGCGCGGTGTCATCCTACTTTCTCTAGGCGAAAAACAAATCCCCGTAGTTTCATTAACGGCCACCCAAATCAAAAAAGGAATCTCCACAAAAGGAAACGCTACCAAAAAAGAAGTTCGGGCAGCGATCCAAATGATTTTAGGATTTAAGGATCTCAAAGGCCACGATGACTCTTGGGATGCCATCGCTTGTGCCTTTGTGGGTCGGTCTTTAGTTTGA
- a CDS encoding acyl-CoA dehydrogenase family protein produces MTATAVKLEKSQAEKALSAQAALLNDITKRLALKNSDNGKVSVSKMDKTQHVFYQLAWMTAQQRVAENFIVYAWDASKGTGEMEQKMALTFAAETVSNIRSELAARPAEYELTYQELFSKLFSDEINTFVEAASKMENYEAIVDKIVDLGHFGAYGLSEDHENFRGIFKDFAENVVVPHAEHVHRHDDLIPQEIINGLKDMGCFGLCIPEQFGGIQPDDRPDNISMLVVTEELSRGSLGAAGSLITRPEIMSKALLKGGTEEQKNKWLPLLASGDKFAGIMVTEPNYGSDVAGVSVTAKEVEGGFVINGVKTWCTFAGYANLLLILCRTESDPSLKHRGLSILLAEKPSFDGHEFSYKQDGGGTIQGKAIGTIGYRGMHSYEVSFEDYFVPKENLLGGDAGRGKGFYFQMEGFAGGRIQTAARANGVMQAALEAALRYSQERKVFAKPIYDYTLTKFKIAKMAMIVQATRQYTNYVATLLDNHKGQMEATLVKLYASKIAEWVTREAMQIHGGMGYAEEYPVSRYFVDARVFSIFEGAEEVMALRVVAKDLLDQALAS; encoded by the coding sequence ATGACCGCAACGGCAGTGAAACTCGAAAAATCCCAGGCGGAGAAGGCTCTTAGTGCTCAAGCCGCCCTCCTCAATGATATAACCAAACGACTCGCTCTGAAAAATTCCGACAACGGCAAAGTTTCTGTAAGCAAAATGGACAAAACGCAACATGTGTTTTACCAATTGGCTTGGATGACAGCTCAACAACGTGTTGCTGAGAACTTTATCGTTTATGCTTGGGATGCTTCCAAGGGAACGGGCGAAATGGAACAGAAAATGGCCCTTACTTTTGCGGCTGAAACTGTTTCTAACATTCGTTCTGAACTCGCAGCTCGCCCCGCGGAGTATGAACTAACTTACCAAGAACTATTCTCTAAACTTTTTTCTGATGAGATCAACACTTTCGTAGAAGCAGCTTCCAAAATGGAAAACTACGAAGCAATCGTTGATAAGATCGTAGACCTGGGACACTTCGGTGCTTATGGCCTTTCGGAAGACCACGAAAACTTCCGCGGAATCTTCAAAGATTTTGCTGAAAACGTAGTGGTTCCTCATGCAGAACATGTCCACAGACATGACGACCTCATCCCACAAGAAATCATCAATGGATTAAAAGACATGGGTTGTTTCGGGCTTTGTATTCCGGAACAGTTTGGTGGAATCCAACCAGATGACCGTCCAGACAACATCTCAATGCTTGTGGTAACTGAAGAACTTTCCCGTGGATCACTCGGTGCTGCTGGATCTCTCATCACAAGACCAGAAATTATGTCCAAGGCTCTTCTCAAAGGGGGAACCGAAGAACAAAAAAACAAATGGTTACCTCTCCTTGCATCTGGCGATAAATTTGCTGGAATCATGGTAACAGAACCTAACTACGGTTCGGACGTTGCAGGAGTTTCTGTTACGGCAAAAGAAGTAGAGGGCGGATTTGTCATCAACGGTGTAAAAACTTGGTGTACGTTTGCAGGTTATGCGAATCTTCTTCTCATCCTTTGTAGAACTGAATCGGATCCAAGTCTCAAACACAGAGGCCTTTCTATCCTACTTGCCGAAAAACCTTCGTTTGACGGACATGAGTTCAGCTACAAACAAGACGGTGGCGGAACCATCCAAGGAAAAGCAATCGGAACCATTGGTTATCGAGGAATGCACTCCTACGAAGTATCTTTTGAAGATTACTTTGTTCCTAAAGAAAACCTTCTTGGGGGAGATGCAGGACGTGGCAAAGGATTCTATTTCCAAATGGAAGGATTTGCTGGTGGACGGATCCAAACAGCAGCTCGTGCCAATGGTGTGATGCAAGCAGCATTAGAGGCAGCACTTCGTTATTCTCAAGAACGTAAAGTATTCGCAAAACCAATTTACGATTACACTTTAACTAAGTTCAAAATTGCGAAGATGGCTATGATTGTCCAAGCAACTCGCCAGTACACTAACTATGTAGCAACTCTACTCGATAACCACAAAGGTCAAATGGAAGCAACACTTGTAAAATTGTATGCTTCCAAAATTGCTGAGTGGGTCACTCGAGAAGCAATGCAAATTCACGGTGGTATGGGTTATGCGGAAGAGTATCCAGTATCACGTTACTTTGTGGATGCTCGCGTATTCTCTATCTTTGAAGGTGCAGAAGAAGTGATGGCTCTTCGCGTTGTTGCGAAGGACCTCCTTGACCAAGCACTCGCTTCT
- a CDS encoding SDR family oxidoreductase, giving the protein MQWNGNTILITGGTSGIGLALAKRLSGLGNRILVCGTSEKKLEEIKKTHSDWGTYLCDVSRPEERERLFLATTKDYPELNVLFNNAGIQRYPKLNEVEPWSDLGKEIDINLGAPIHLSTLFAKHLFARKNAAILNTTSGLSHIPLAYAPVYSATKAALHSFTMTLRFQFRNEPIKIIEVSPPMVDTDLGIPNTHTAGLNLDEYADTVISGLEKGDLEITTGFSTISANASREKKDEIFLSMNQARSGSN; this is encoded by the coding sequence ATGCAATGGAATGGAAATACAATTTTGATCACGGGCGGAACGAGTGGAATTGGATTGGCTTTGGCCAAACGACTCTCGGGTCTTGGAAACCGAATTTTAGTTTGCGGTACGAGCGAAAAGAAACTGGAGGAGATTAAGAAGACTCATTCTGATTGGGGAACCTATCTCTGTGATGTTTCTCGCCCCGAGGAAAGGGAACGATTGTTCCTTGCAACAACAAAGGATTATCCTGAACTCAATGTTTTATTCAATAATGCGGGAATCCAAAGATACCCCAAATTAAACGAAGTCGAACCTTGGTCGGATCTTGGGAAAGAAATTGATATCAACTTGGGTGCTCCGATTCACCTCTCTACGTTATTCGCCAAACATCTGTTTGCAAGAAAGAATGCAGCGATTTTAAATACGACTTCCGGTTTGTCGCACATTCCTCTGGCTTATGCCCCTGTGTATAGTGCCACCAAGGCAGCATTACACTCTTTTACAATGACACTTAGGTTTCAATTTCGCAACGAACCAATCAAAATCATCGAGGTATCTCCTCCTATGGTAGATACGGATTTAGGTATCCCTAACACACATACGGCGGGACTGAACTTAGATGAATATGCGGATACTGTGATCAGCGGATTAGAAAAGGGAGATCTGGAAATCACAACAGGTTTTTCTACAATCTCAGCCAATGCCAGTCGAGAGAAGAAGGATGAAATCTTTTTGTCTATGAACCAGGCTCGGAGTGGATCAAACTAA